GCGTGCTTCTGTTCAAACGGCCGCAAGCATCCCTCCCGCTGGCGACCCGATTGCGGCACTGAGGGCCGGCGCCGCCGCCTACGTAGAGTGGTCGCTGACCAATCAAGTGTCCGCGCAGCTGCTGATCTGGCGGCCCGTTCCTGGATTTGAGCCCTCCGATCGCGCCTATGCGCCCAGCCTTGGCTTGATGTCGGACATGCGCGAGCTTTTGGAGTTTGCCGTCGAACGGGGGCGCCTGCGCCCGGCAGCCGCAAGCAACGACGCCATACTGTTGCTCACCTGCGTGATCTCCGGCGTCGTCTCCCAACAATTGGCCAACGAACCACTGGCCGGTGCACAGTCGGGGCGGTATGCCCGGCTGCTGGACCCGGCCATGGCCATGTGGCTCAAGCACTATGCCTACTAAGCGAGAACACCATGAAGAGCGTGCAAGAATCCCCAATTTCACTTTCCACTGAGCGTCAGCGCGCAGCCGCAGGCTATGGTTCGATCATGAGCGGGATCGCGGACCTTTTGGACGGGATAGGTGAAACGGATTGGGAGCTGTCCACCGAGTGCACCGGCTGGAGCGTCCGTGACATAGCGGCCCACCTGCTGGGCGCCCAAGAGGACGGGATGAGCGTTCCCACCGCGCTGCGTCGGCGGCGAACCGGCAAACGGCGCTATCCCGGCCTTTCGCTGCTAGATGCCGCCAATCAGGTGCAAATTGACAGCCATGCCCAGAAGTCGACGCAGGATCTCGCCCTGAACTACCGGGCAAACATTCCCAAGCTCGCAAAGCGCGTGGAGAGGTTCCCTAAAGTGCTGGCGCACATTCCGGTGGACAAGACCATGGCACCAGGAAATTCGCCACTGCGGCTGGGATATCTGTACAACGTGATCTACCTGCGCGACGCATGGATGCACGGCATAGATTTGGCCCGCACCACCGGACACCCGCGCCCCGTCAGCGACATGGAGGCCATGGTGGTGGAGCAAATCATGGCCGACGCCTCAATTCAATGGGGCGCCGGACCCGGGCTGGAGGTGGAACTGACAGGCGAAATCTGCGGATCCTGGCAGCTGGGCCGCCCCGGCCGGCCTTCCCTAGCCACCGCCGTCGGGCTCGACTTATGCCGGCGCCTCTCCGGGAGGGAACCGGATACTGAGGTTTTGGCTGTCTCGGCAAGCCCGGCACAGGTGGACAAGCTGGCGCGTCTACGGATCGTGTTCTAGCCGGGCAGGTGCGCGTAAATCTCCACTGGGCCCAGGATGCCGGCCTGGAACGCGGTGCGCAGATTGCCCAACGCCGCGGCGTCAACACCCACAGGCCCGCCACGGCCCGGACCGGCATTTATGGCCCGGTCAATGAAGTCAATCCCCTCCTGCACCGTCTTGGATTCCAGGTCCACCTCGAAGCCGGCCTGGGCCAGCGCATCACTGTAAGCCAGCGGTGGCTGCACAAAAGACATCTCGGCGGTGTTGGCCCACGGCAGCGGGTAGTCCTCGGGCTCCCCGCCCAAGACCATGATGTCGTACAAGGCGATGACACCGCCGGGGCGCAGCACCCGGGAGGCCTCAGCAAAGACCTGGTCCTTGTCGCGGATGTTCATGCCCACATGAATGATCACTGCGGTGTCAAAGGAGCTGTCCTCGAGTGGCAGGGTCAGGGCGCTTCCCTGGCTGAAGGTCACGGACCCCGCCAGTCCGGAGCGCTGTGTCAGGGACCGGGAAAGTTCCACGAACTCGGGCGTCAGGTCCACGCCGTGAACCTCGACGCCGTATTCGTGGGCCAGGTGCCTGGCCACACCGCCCATCCCGGAGCCGATGTCCAGCACCCGGATCCCGGAGCCAATGCCTGCCCGTTCGGCCAGCCGTGCGGTGGCGCCCGGACCTCCAATGTGGAGCTGGTCGGCACCGTGGAGGTCTGCGGGAACAAAATGCTCGGGGTCCTTGCCCTCTCTCCGGAGCATGCCCAGCAGTTGCGCCCCCGCATCGATGCGCCCGTAATGTGCTGCCACTGACTCTTCGAAAACCATGACGCCTCCACGCAAGCTCTACAATTGCCTGTGGCACCAGATTCTACTCTTCATGCTCCCCAGTGGCGGCAGGAATATCCGCGGCATCCACGGTGTCCCGGGCCACCAGCGCGTAGAACCGGGCGCTGCGGCCATCCGCCTTCGGGCGCATCAACCTGCCCAGCCGCTGCGCCGCCTCTTGCCGGAACCCAAAGGACCCCGAGACCTGGATGGCTACCGAGGCTTCCGGGAGGTCGATGGAAAAGTTGGTCACCTTAGAAACCACCAAGGTGGGAATCAGGCCGCGGCGGAATTCGTCAAAGAGCCGCTCGCGTTCCTTGACCGGGGTGGTGCCCTTGATCAGAGGGGCGCCCACGCGCGCAGCCAACTCCTCCAGCGGGTCGATGAACTGCCCAATGGCCAGTATTTGTTCGCCGGCGTGGGCTGCCACCCAGCGCTCGGCCACCACGGACTTACTGAGCGACGAGGCACACAAACGGTACTTTTCGACGTCGTCCGCCAATGCATAAGCCAGCCGCTCATGCCGCGGCAGGTCAATGCGCGCCTCAACACAATCCGCAGGCGCAATATACCCCTGGGCCTGAATGTCCTTCCACGGCGCATCGTAGCGTTTGGGGCCGATCAGGGAGAAGACCTCCCTTTCGCGGCCGTCCTCGCGCACCAAAGTGGCGGTCAAACCGAGGCGACGGCGGTCGGCCAGATCCGCGCTCATGCGAAAGGCGGGGGCCGGGAGCAGGTGCACCTCGTCGTAGATGATCAGCCCCAGTCGTTGTCATTGAGCAAGTACAGATGCGGATACACCCCGCCGCGGCGCCCACCAGCGTTTTCCCCGTGCGGCAGGGCAAAACCACGACGCCGGAGCCGGCGGCCCAGAAGTTCACCACTGCCTGGTTTTGGAAGGGTCGCAGCGACCATGCGTTGCCGGGAGCGTCGACGTCCCCGGAATTTAGGGCTATGGCGTGCGGCCTACCGTCCACGTACGCGGCCAGGTCTTCCGCCGGCCAGCCCGCCTTGAGCAAGAGTTGCTTCAAGGTTCCACGGGCGGAAGCCTGTACGGTCACGGTTAGCTGGTCGATTCGCGGGCCCAGCAAGGGCCCGATCCTTTTCGCCCGGGATACCTCCTCCAACACGGCACGGTCGGTGCTGCGCAGAACGAGCCCGTGGACAGGGTCCTTTTCCAACCGCAAACGCCCGTAGCGGAACATGATCTCGGCAATGTCA
This region of Arthrobacter alpinus genomic DNA includes:
- a CDS encoding TetR/AcrR family transcriptional regulator, with the translated sequence MSLSAVARSVGMKPPSLYEYFPSKKALYDALFEQGATSLRASVQTAASIPPAGDPIAALRAGAAAYVEWSLTNQVSAQLLIWRPVPGFEPSDRAYAPSLGLMSDMRELLEFAVERGRLRPAAASNDAILLLTCVISGVVSQQLANEPLAGAQSGRYARLLDPAMAMWLKHYAY
- a CDS encoding maleylpyruvate isomerase family mycothiol-dependent enzyme encodes the protein MKSVQESPISLSTERQRAAAGYGSIMSGIADLLDGIGETDWELSTECTGWSVRDIAAHLLGAQEDGMSVPTALRRRRTGKRRYPGLSLLDAANQVQIDSHAQKSTQDLALNYRANIPKLAKRVERFPKVLAHIPVDKTMAPGNSPLRLGYLYNVIYLRDAWMHGIDLARTTGHPRPVSDMEAMVVEQIMADASIQWGAGPGLEVELTGEICGSWQLGRPGRPSLATAVGLDLCRRLSGREPDTEVLAVSASPAQVDKLARLRIVF
- a CDS encoding class I SAM-dependent methyltransferase, giving the protein MVFEESVAAHYGRIDAGAQLLGMLRREGKDPEHFVPADLHGADQLHIGGPGATARLAERAGIGSGIRVLDIGSGMGGVARHLAHEYGVEVHGVDLTPEFVELSRSLTQRSGLAGSVTFSQGSALTLPLEDSSFDTAVIIHVGMNIRDKDQVFAEASRVLRPGGVIALYDIMVLGGEPEDYPLPWANTAEMSFVQPPLAYSDALAQAGFEVDLESKTVQEGIDFIDRAINAGPGRGGPVGVDAAALGNLRTAFQAGILGPVEIYAHLPG